In Pantoea agglomerans, the genomic stretch TAAAGGCTCGGCGCTTTATAGGCGCGGCCAATGCCCATCTTCAGCGTGAAATCCTCCCCGAGCCCCTGAGAGAGATTAAGCGACGGACTCCAGTTATCGCCGACGATCGAATGGTGATCGAAGCGCAGGCTCGGCGTCAGCATGGTGCTGTCAGTCAGCTCCATATTGTCTTCGGCGAACAGCGAAAAGATTTCCGCCTGCGAATAGGGGCTGCGTCCGCTGCTGGCGATGCCCGGCACCGAACCGTTAGAAGCAACCTGGGTGGTCGACGAGGGATCTTTCATGCGCTGCTGGTTCCACTCGACGCCGAGGGTGGCGGTCTGGTTCACCAGCAGGTCGAACGGCACGCTGATTTCGCTGTGCAGCAGCACATCGTCCAGCTGAATGGTATTGAAGCCGCTGTTGGAGAAGATGCCTTCGGTGCCGCCGGCCAGCCCTTCATTGATGCGCGAGTTGCGCGTGTTCTCATAGCGCGCGTAGGTGTTGGTGCTGACGCCGTTATCCCAGGCGCCGGTCCACTTCACCGCGAAGTTCTGGCGGTAGAGACGGTTAGTCTCTTTGCCGTACAGGCTTTTTACCAGCGCGCTGGTATTGGTGTTCTGGGTATCGCCAGCATAGAGGTTGCCCTGACGGCTATAGCCCGCCTGCAACTCCAGCGCCTGCATCGGCGCGAACGCCCAGCGCAGCAGAGCGTTGATATCTTTGTTGACCACCCCTTCACGGCCGGCCGGATAGCTTCCGGCGTAGCTGCCGGTACGATCCGCCGCATGGCCTTCGTTGATGTCGTAAGCGTCCGCCTGGGTTTTCGCCAGGTTGCCGTAGAGACGGAAGCTGACGTCATCCCCCAGCGGCCCTTCCAGGCTAAAGTTGGTGCGGCGCGTGGCTCCCTCGTCCTTATGCTCCGGCACGTTGTAGTAGGCGTTCCAGGATCCGTGCCACTGCTGGTCATCATATTTTTTGGTGATGATATTCACCACGCCGCCCGCCGCGCCGTTGCCGTAGCGCACCGCCGCCGGCCCGCGGATCACCTCAATGCGCTCAATCATCTCTGGCGGCACCCAGTTGGTGTCGCCGCGCGTATCCCGTTCGCCGCGCCAGCCGAGACGCACCGAGTTCCGGCTGGAAACCGGCATGCCGTCCACCAGAATCAGGGTATTTTCCGGCCCCATACCGCGAATATCGATCTGCCGATTGTTGCCGCGCTGGCCGCTGGTGGAGTTACCGGTGAGGTTGACGCCAGGCATGGTGCGGATGATTTCCGATACGTCGCGCGCAGGCGGACGCTTTTTAATTTCATCGGCGGTAATGGTGGAGACGCCTGGCGCCTGCAGGTTCTGCTGCGCCGCGCTTACCACCAGCGTATCGACGGTGCCGGACGCTGAAGAGGTGCTGGTGTCGGCCGCCTGCGCGCTGGTCGCGGCCAGACCGAGTTCAATGAGAATGGCTAATGACAAACGGGATAATGTAGGCATTTTTTATGTTCCTGGATTGCCTGCGAAAACCTTATCGTCTCCTGCAGGCGCGCCGGTAAAAGAGTCATTCCTTGCGAGCAAGCATTCCAGCCGCGCCCAGGCTCTCCTTTGCGGAACATCCGTCTGATAACACAGGCTGATGAGGCTGGCGGAACGCGCGCGCTCCGCGATGTTGGAGCGGGAAACACCCTATTGCAAATGCAAATAATTATCAATAGTATTCTTCATAACATCCGTGCAGCTTTGCGCGCTTCTGGCCCAGTAAATAAGCTCTCTATGACGTGGTTAACCAACGAAACCGGCAGTGACTCCTGGTGGCGAACATTACAGCAGCAGGGTCTTCCCCTTATCGAACCCGCCGATGATGGCGAATGCGGCGTCACCTTTTTCTGGCGCGATCCGCAGGGAAGTGAAACCACCTCCTCTACGCGCCGCGTCTGGATCAATATCACCGGCGTGACCGATCACCATCAGCGCGCCGCCCCCCGCTCTCTCAGCCGCATCCCTGGCACCGACGTCTGGTACTGGCGCACGCAGCTGCCAGCCAGCTGGCGCGGCAGCTACTGCCTGATGCCCGACAGCGATGCCGCCGCCTTCGCGGGCGAGCCGGATATGGCGACCCTGCGCGCCTGGTGGCGCGAAAAATTCCTCACCGCGCAGGCGGATCCGCTCAATCCGCTACGCGGCTGGGCGGGCGGGCGCGGCATGCACGTCTCGCCGCTGCATCTGCCGGGCGCACCCGATCAGCGCGTCTGGCAGGCGGTTGATAGCGGCCGCGCCCCCGCCCTGCCGCTGCAGCACCATATCTGGCAGAGCGCGCGCCTCGGCAACTGCCGCTCGGTGTGGATCTACGCCACCGGCGAGGCGCAGTCGACCGAACGTCCGCTGGCGCTGCTGCTGGACGGCCAGTTCTGGGCCAACAGCATGCCGATCGCCTGGCCGCTGCAGCAGCTTACCGACGCTGGTGAGCTGCCGCCGGCGGTCTACGTCATGATCGACATCATCGATCGCGAACACCGCAGCCGCGAACTCCCCTGCAACCCCG encodes the following:
- the fes gene encoding enterochelin esterase; protein product: MTWLTNETGSDSWWRTLQQQGLPLIEPADDGECGVTFFWRDPQGSETTSSTRRVWINITGVTDHHQRAAPRSLSRIPGTDVWYWRTQLPASWRGSYCLMPDSDAAAFAGEPDMATLRAWWREKFLTAQADPLNPLRGWAGGRGMHVSPLHLPGAPDQRVWQAVDSGRAPALPLQHHIWQSARLGNCRSVWIYATGEAQSTERPLALLLDGQFWANSMPIAWPLQQLTDAGELPPAVYVMIDIIDREHRSRELPCNPDFWLALQEELLPQLQGWAPHRISAAETLVSGQSFGGLSAVYAALNWPRQFGGAISLSGSFWWPERGQPDGRLIQQLQQGDYRQTPSRFYLEAGRREQLIYRANQQLQQDLCAAGHQVIFHPVDGGHDALCWRGGLLNGLKAMWQHLL
- a CDS encoding TonB-dependent siderophore receptor, with translation MPTLSRLSLAILIELGLAATSAQAADTSTSSASGTVDTLVVSAAQQNLQAPGVSTITADEIKKRPPARDVSEIIRTMPGVNLTGNSTSGQRGNNRQIDIRGMGPENTLILVDGMPVSSRNSVRLGWRGERDTRGDTNWVPPEMIERIEVIRGPAAVRYGNGAAGGVVNIITKKYDDQQWHGSWNAYYNVPEHKDEGATRRTNFSLEGPLGDDVSFRLYGNLAKTQADAYDINEGHAADRTGSYAGSYPAGREGVVNKDINALLRWAFAPMQALELQAGYSRQGNLYAGDTQNTNTSALVKSLYGKETNRLYRQNFAVKWTGAWDNGVSTNTYARYENTRNSRINEGLAGGTEGIFSNSGFNTIQLDDVLLHSEISVPFDLLVNQTATLGVEWNQQRMKDPSSTTQVASNGSVPGIASSGRSPYSQAEIFSLFAEDNMELTDSTMLTPSLRFDHHSIVGDNWSPSLNLSQGLGEDFTLKMGIGRAYKAPSLYQTNPNYLLYSNGQGCAASTGACYLQGNRDLKAENSINKEIGLEWKHEGYQAGLTWFRNDYRNKIEAGYAPSGKASNGTTDIYQWENVPKAVVEGLEGTVNIPVTESISWNNNFTYMLQSKNKETGDRLSIIPDYTLNSTLSWQATQDLSLQSTLTWYGKQVPKKYDYKGNAVTGSATDEVSPYSVVGLSGTYEVNKFASVTLGIDNLFDKRHYRQGNAQTTGNATTGAWLYGAGANTYNESGRTYYVSLNTHF